Proteins found in one Paenibacillus dendritiformis genomic segment:
- a CDS encoding alpha/beta hydrolase has product MSNSHMAPLEPLLPDQAGREVTLPRSEQWDVCSRGSGRPYRIFVALPAEEAPPAGHPVIYVLDANSTFGTLVETVRAQSRAKAKTGVDPAVVVGIGYPTDAPFDPARFYDFTLPVPADELPPHPHGDTWPEMGGAEAFSRFIEEELKPAIESKFAIDRSRQAIIGHSLGGLCVLQMLFTRPETFRTYIAGSPSIHWNRSFIREAGERFLARMQQEHADIQVMIAAGEREQGHPSRMTENARELAERLAAVSPSGVRTAFYEFAGEGHISLLPVLMSHAARYALTSPIKTG; this is encoded by the coding sequence ATGTCTAATAGCCATATGGCGCCGCTTGAACCGCTGCTTCCGGATCAGGCGGGCCGTGAAGTCACCTTGCCGCGTTCGGAGCAGTGGGATGTCTGTTCCCGAGGCAGCGGCCGGCCATACCGGATTTTTGTGGCCTTGCCAGCCGAGGAGGCGCCGCCGGCCGGCCATCCGGTCATCTATGTGCTGGACGCGAATTCGACATTCGGCACGTTAGTCGAGACGGTTCGCGCCCAGTCCCGCGCCAAAGCCAAAACCGGCGTCGATCCCGCCGTTGTCGTCGGCATCGGCTATCCGACCGATGCCCCGTTCGATCCGGCGCGGTTCTATGATTTTACGCTGCCGGTTCCGGCCGACGAGCTGCCGCCCCATCCGCATGGAGACACGTGGCCGGAGATGGGCGGAGCCGAAGCATTCAGCCGCTTCATTGAAGAAGAGCTGAAGCCGGCCATCGAGAGCAAGTTCGCCATCGATCGGAGCAGGCAGGCGATTATCGGCCACTCGCTGGGCGGCCTGTGCGTGCTGCAAATGCTGTTCACCCGCCCCGAGACGTTCCGGACCTATATCGCGGGCAGCCCGTCCATTCATTGGAACAGGTCGTTCATCCGGGAAGCGGGGGAACGTTTCCTGGCTCGCATGCAGCAGGAACATGCCGATATTCAGGTCATGATTGCGGCAGGGGAACGGGAGCAAGGCCATCCTAGCCGCATGACCGAGAATGCGAGGGAGCTGGCCGAACGGCTGGCTGCCGTCTCGCCGTCCGGGGTGCGGACCGCGTTCTATGAGTTCGCGGGCGAAGGGCATATTTCGCTGCTTCCTGTCTTGATGAGCCATGCCGCACGCTATGCGTTAACGAGCCCGATCAAGACGGGCTGA
- a CDS encoding MFS transporter, with amino-acid sequence MTTRTIQDAMNVRQSQIRRMYLYMFMIFTPGAVFSSFFPLYYRDIGYTDAMYGMQNAIMPIIAVVGNYLFGYVSDKFARMKPLILGLILALIAVLYFVFHVTDPWTVMGLIFLFQFLWVPMMTLTDGMAMLASRRLGDSYAVIRGFGAAGFAVSALIIGWLLGRLPGHAAMGWIMMALLAATGGVLLMIRDPRRPEADDREAPEKSGTPSRTEAADMSQFWKYVFARRFLLFITVLITYNMTLIFNDQYFSFLIRELDGTSFHIGLGWMLPAATEVIIFLYLGRAGRQFRPLTMLAWSAVILGIRALVIYVTDWLPLILFMQAVQGIGIALFFIYLAEYMMDLIPDQFRASGQAVMQVALSIGATMTGSIIGAYIYSQWGNKALFLVMGAVLAIAAGGFAAADRLERRRERTEAASF; translated from the coding sequence ATGACGACCCGAACCATCCAAGATGCCATGAATGTGCGCCAGTCGCAAATCCGCCGCATGTATCTGTACATGTTTATGATATTTACGCCGGGAGCGGTATTTTCTTCATTCTTTCCGCTATATTATCGAGATATCGGATACACCGACGCGATGTATGGAATGCAGAACGCGATTATGCCGATTATCGCTGTAGTTGGCAACTATCTGTTCGGGTATGTGAGCGACAAATTCGCGCGGATGAAGCCGTTGATTTTGGGGCTGATTCTCGCTTTGATAGCCGTACTGTACTTTGTCTTCCACGTCACGGATCCTTGGACCGTGATGGGGTTGATTTTCCTGTTCCAATTTCTATGGGTGCCTATGATGACCTTGACGGACGGGATGGCGATGCTGGCTTCCCGGAGACTTGGAGATTCCTATGCGGTCATTCGCGGCTTCGGCGCGGCCGGGTTTGCGGTGTCCGCTCTCATCATCGGCTGGCTCCTCGGCCGGCTGCCGGGGCATGCTGCCATGGGATGGATCATGATGGCTCTGCTTGCGGCAACCGGGGGCGTACTGCTGATGATCCGCGATCCCCGGCGCCCGGAGGCGGACGACCGGGAAGCACCGGAGAAGAGCGGGACGCCTTCGCGAACGGAAGCGGCGGACATGTCCCAATTTTGGAAATACGTATTCGCCCGCCGTTTCCTCTTATTCATCACGGTACTCATTACGTACAACATGACCTTAATATTCAATGATCAATATTTCAGCTTCCTCATCCGGGAATTGGACGGAACGTCCTTCCATATCGGACTTGGCTGGATGCTGCCGGCAGCTACGGAAGTCATTATCTTCCTGTATTTGGGCCGCGCGGGCAGACAGTTCCGCCCGTTGACGATGCTGGCCTGGTCTGCCGTCATTCTCGGCATTCGGGCGCTCGTCATCTACGTTACCGATTGGCTGCCTCTCATTCTGTTCATGCAGGCGGTTCAGGGAATCGGCATTGCGCTGTTCTTCATCTATCTTGCCGAGTACATGATGGACCTGATACCGGATCAGTTCCGGGCCAGCGGGCAGGCGGTAATGCAGGTGGCGCTCAGCATTGGCGCGACGATGACGGGCAGCATTATCGGGGCGTATATTTACAGCCAATGGGGCAATAAAGCGCTGTTCCTCGTGATGGGGGCGGTGTTGGCCATCGCGGCAGGCGGCTTCGCCGCGGCGGATCGGCTGGAACGGCGGAGGGAACGGACAGAAGCAGCCTCCTTCTAA
- a CDS encoding GNAT family N-acetyltransferase translates to MNSNVLILHEAPSPEEYVAIRTAAGLSSKSLEGAAVGLQNSCFTVTLRQDGKLIGMGRIIGDGGCFFQVVDICVMPSHQGQGWGKTIMTEISRYLDENAPKQSYVSLIADGPADQLYAQFGFDYTYPRSVGMYKRY, encoded by the coding sequence ATGAATTCCAATGTACTTATTTTGCATGAGGCTCCCAGCCCGGAAGAGTATGTTGCCATTCGGACAGCGGCCGGTTTGAGTTCCAAAAGCTTGGAGGGAGCCGCCGTCGGGCTGCAGAACTCCTGCTTCACGGTAACGCTGCGGCAGGACGGCAAGCTGATTGGCATGGGCCGAATCATCGGAGATGGCGGCTGCTTTTTTCAAGTGGTCGATATTTGCGTGATGCCTTCCCATCAGGGACAAGGCTGGGGAAAAACGATTATGACGGAGATTTCCCGTTACCTGGACGAGAACGCGCCCAAGCAATCGTATGTCAGCTTAATTGCCGATGGGCCTGCCGATCAATTGTACGCGCAATTCGGCTTCGATTACACCTATCCCCGCTCGGTAGGAATGTACAAGCGCTACTAA
- a CDS encoding heavy metal translocating P-type ATPase has translation MNRKQSFTEWMDKYGEALAAAGSACFIALAFIAGYASETLAIVFYALSYVMGGWLKLKDGLVTLIRDKDLDVNLLMIAAALGAASIGYWSEGAILIFIFALSGALETFTMNRSSRDISALMDLKPEQAIVFRDGQEVIVPVEQLQVGETVLVKPGERIPADGHVQEGSSAVDQASITGESVPVDKGPGDEVFAGTVNGQGALYMEVTQSSESSLFSKIIRLVQEAQSEMPKSQRFIEKFERIYARVIILVTLLLIFIPPLLLGETWEAAFYRSMVFLVVASPCALVASIMPATLSAISNSARKGLLFKGGAYLDHISRVQVVAFDKTGTLTQGRLTVTDLEPRGGLQASELLQAAAALESLSTHPIAKAIVLEAERARPDGSEAAWARPTDFQARSGLGIEAEMEGARWRIGKPSYILNKTEAEVLARTAELQSEGKTVIGVERDGVVVGLIALQDRIRPETPAIVRQLKQSGIQVAMLTGDQERTAQAIAAEAGIDLVFAELMPEDKLTIVKKLKSEYGAIAMVGDGVNDAPALAAANVGIAMGAAGSDAALETADLVLMNDDLGNIEHAISLGRRTQTIVKQNIIFAGAVIVALISANFLFGIPLPLGVVGHEGSTILVILNGLRLLRS, from the coding sequence ATGAATAGAAAGCAATCATTCACAGAATGGATGGATAAATACGGAGAGGCGCTGGCTGCGGCCGGAAGCGCCTGCTTTATCGCCTTGGCGTTCATCGCCGGCTATGCCTCGGAGACGTTGGCGATTGTGTTCTATGCGCTCTCCTATGTAATGGGAGGCTGGCTGAAGCTGAAGGATGGGCTGGTTACGCTTATCCGGGATAAGGATCTGGATGTCAATCTGTTAATGATCGCCGCAGCCTTGGGCGCCGCCAGCATCGGATACTGGTCGGAAGGCGCGATTCTCATCTTCATCTTCGCCTTGAGCGGGGCGCTGGAGACGTTCACGATGAACCGAAGCTCGCGCGACATTTCGGCTCTGATGGATTTGAAGCCGGAGCAAGCCATCGTCTTCCGGGACGGGCAGGAAGTTATCGTTCCGGTGGAGCAGCTGCAAGTAGGCGAGACGGTTCTGGTCAAGCCGGGAGAGCGCATTCCGGCGGACGGGCACGTGCAGGAAGGAAGCTCGGCCGTCGATCAAGCTTCGATTACCGGGGAGAGCGTGCCGGTTGACAAAGGCCCCGGCGATGAAGTATTCGCAGGCACGGTGAACGGCCAAGGCGCGCTCTATATGGAAGTGACTCAATCCAGCGAATCGTCGCTGTTTTCCAAAATTATTCGGCTAGTCCAGGAAGCGCAGAGCGAGATGCCGAAATCGCAGCGCTTCATTGAGAAGTTCGAGCGGATTTATGCGCGGGTCATTATTCTGGTCACTCTGCTGCTAATCTTCATCCCGCCGCTTCTTCTCGGCGAGACGTGGGAGGCTGCCTTCTACCGGTCGATGGTGTTCCTCGTCGTCGCCTCCCCTTGCGCGCTCGTCGCGTCCATTATGCCGGCCACCTTGTCGGCTATATCGAATAGCGCCCGCAAAGGCTTGCTGTTCAAGGGCGGCGCTTATCTCGATCACATCTCGCGCGTGCAGGTGGTCGCGTTCGACAAGACCGGAACGTTGACGCAGGGCCGATTGACGGTAACCGACCTGGAACCGCGCGGCGGACTACAGGCTTCGGAGCTGCTTCAGGCGGCAGCGGCGCTGGAGTCGCTGTCGACCCACCCGATTGCCAAAGCGATCGTCCTGGAAGCGGAGCGCGCGCGGCCGGACGGCAGCGAAGCCGCCTGGGCTCGGCCGACCGATTTCCAAGCCCGGTCGGGACTTGGAATCGAGGCTGAGATGGAAGGTGCGCGCTGGCGCATCGGCAAGCCGTCCTATATTTTGAACAAGACCGAGGCGGAGGTTCTCGCCCGGACGGCCGAGCTTCAGAGCGAAGGCAAGACCGTCATTGGGGTTGAGCGGGACGGAGTCGTCGTCGGCTTGATCGCGCTCCAGGATCGGATTCGTCCGGAGACGCCGGCCATTGTCCGTCAATTGAAGCAGAGCGGCATTCAGGTGGCGATGCTTACGGGGGATCAGGAACGGACGGCGCAGGCGATTGCGGCCGAGGCCGGAATCGACCTCGTATTTGCCGAATTGATGCCGGAGGACAAATTGACGATCGTCAAAAAGCTGAAGTCGGAGTATGGCGCGATAGCGATGGTAGGGGATGGCGTCAATGATGCGCCCGCGCTTGCCGCGGCCAATGTCGGCATTGCGATGGGAGCCGCCGGCAGCGATGCGGCGCTGGAGACCGCAGACTTGGTGCTGATGAATGATGATCTGGGCAATATCGAACATGCCATTTCACTCGGCAGACGCACCCAGACCATCGTGAAGCAGAATATTATTTTTGCCGGTGCCGTAATCGTAGCTCTCATCTCTGCCAACTTCTTGTTCGGAATACCGCTTCCGCTAGGCGTCGTCGGGCATGAAGGCAGTACAATCCTCGTCATCCTGAACGGATTGCGCCTGCTTCGATCGTAA
- a CDS encoding PadR family transcriptional regulator, with protein MNTQFKKGVLELCVLVLTYEKDRYGYELVNRISEKFQVAEGTMYPLLRRLTQEGHCSTYLKESSEGPPRKYYKLTETGEAYMRDMVKEWTLFSQGVDEIIKEVMNGERA; from the coding sequence GTGAATACCCAATTCAAGAAAGGCGTGCTGGAATTGTGCGTCCTCGTTCTCACCTATGAGAAGGATCGCTACGGATATGAACTCGTGAACCGGATCTCGGAGAAATTCCAGGTCGCGGAAGGCACGATGTATCCTTTGCTGCGCCGGTTGACTCAGGAAGGGCATTGCTCGACGTATTTGAAGGAATCGTCGGAAGGCCCGCCCCGCAAGTACTATAAGCTGACCGAAACGGGAGAGGCGTATATGCGGGATATGGTGAAGGAGTGGACTTTGTTCTCGCAAGGCGTAGATGAGATTATTAAGGAGGTTATGAATGGTGAGCGAGCGTAA
- a CDS encoding FecCD family ABC transporter permease encodes MNNISGARFAAVLLAGAALILIVTYVSLTNGIFDMSVKDVIDTLLRIQPQDDYDLVIFEFRLPRIVIAILVGMGLGIAGAVIQSITRNGLADPGILGINAGAGAAMVIFMFFFQGQIKGTGLLAIMAMPLFGLLGGLLAAVLIYLFAWKDGRLEPQRLLLTGIAAGSGLSAVSLFLTLKMNPNDFEMAAVWSSGSIYNANWKYIVSIIPWLLLLLPVIIRKSYIMDIFQLREESVISVGVSSEKEKAVLLLCSIGIVSACVSVSGGIGFIGLMAPHIARRLVGTAHRRILPVCGIVGALLVLVSDYIGRTVFAPAELPAGIVTAIIGVPYFMMLLYRGRKKRG; translated from the coding sequence ATGAATAACATCTCGGGCGCCCGCTTTGCGGCTGTGCTGCTCGCCGGAGCTGCCCTGATTTTGATCGTCACCTATGTCAGCCTGACCAACGGCATATTTGATATGAGCGTGAAGGATGTTATCGATACATTGCTGCGCATTCAGCCGCAAGACGACTATGATCTCGTCATTTTCGAGTTCAGGCTGCCGCGGATCGTCATTGCCATCCTGGTCGGGATGGGACTCGGCATCGCCGGCGCGGTCATTCAGAGCATTACCCGCAATGGATTGGCGGATCCGGGCATTCTCGGGATCAATGCGGGGGCCGGCGCGGCGATGGTTATTTTTATGTTCTTTTTCCAAGGTCAGATCAAGGGGACCGGGCTGCTGGCGATTATGGCGATGCCGTTGTTCGGCTTGCTGGGCGGACTGCTTGCGGCTGTCCTCATCTACTTGTTCGCCTGGAAGGACGGCAGGCTGGAGCCGCAGCGTCTGCTGCTTACGGGGATTGCCGCCGGATCGGGCCTGAGCGCAGTATCGCTATTTTTGACGCTGAAAATGAATCCGAATGATTTTGAAATGGCCGCGGTATGGAGCTCCGGCAGCATCTACAATGCGAACTGGAAATACATCGTTTCCATCATTCCTTGGCTTCTGCTGCTGCTTCCGGTCATTATTCGCAAGTCCTATATTATGGATATTTTTCAATTGCGAGAGGAAAGTGTCATCAGCGTGGGCGTCTCTTCGGAAAAAGAGAAAGCCGTGCTTTTGCTGTGCAGCATCGGCATCGTAAGCGCCTGCGTATCCGTATCCGGAGGCATCGGATTTATCGGGCTGATGGCGCCGCACATCGCAAGACGGCTCGTCGGAACCGCGCATCGCCGCATTCTCCCGGTGTGTGGAATCGTCGGTGCGCTGCTGGTGCTCGTATCCGATTATATCGGCCGCACCGTGTTCGCCCCGGCAGAATTGCCCGCAGGCATCGTAACGGCCATCATCGGCGTTCCCTATTTCATGATGCTGCTGTACCGGGGAAGAAAAAAGCGAGGCTAG
- a CDS encoding potassium/proton antiporter: protein MWTTDTILFLLGVLLLAGVVSAKFSNRFNLPSLVLFIAVGMIMNRFIYFDNTKLAQLFGILALIVILFEGGMQTSWKQMRPVVGAAVSLATIGVVVTALVFGLCAAYILDISWKEGLLIGAIVGSTDAAAVFAVMGSQRVKRKLSSTLEAESGTNDPMAVFLTVSLIEWIQVPDANLFSMFLSFLWEMGFGLVFGLGVGWLAIQIVNRIHLDTSGLYPVLSIGLAFVTYSGAAMLHGSGFLAVYVMALVLGNADLQYRFTISRFNEGFAWMMQILMFILLGLLVFPGELVEVMWQAILLSLILMLIARPLGVAVSLLFGRFSLREQTLIAWAGLKGAVPIVLATYPMIAGLEQGQLFFNVIFFIVLTSALVQGATISPLARRLGLAGDPSAGISQGLELVSVGKANLDMVKKSIEPGTCVENCTLQQLELPEDTLITAIVRGEEMLAPRGHTRLQAGDVAYVLVAKKNLDTVRSMFTEPAREGCCSDRNREGDAEVP from the coding sequence TTGTGGACGACCGATACGATTCTATTTCTGCTTGGCGTTTTGCTGCTGGCTGGGGTTGTCAGCGCCAAGTTTTCGAATCGCTTTAACCTTCCTTCGCTCGTGCTGTTCATCGCCGTCGGCATGATCATGAACCGGTTCATCTACTTCGACAACACGAAGCTGGCACAGTTATTCGGAATATTGGCGCTGATTGTGATTCTGTTCGAAGGCGGGATGCAGACCAGCTGGAAGCAAATGCGGCCCGTTGTCGGTGCAGCCGTCTCGCTCGCTACGATAGGCGTTGTCGTAACGGCCTTGGTGTTCGGCCTGTGTGCGGCCTATATTCTTGATATTTCCTGGAAGGAAGGGCTGCTCATCGGCGCTATCGTCGGCTCCACCGACGCGGCGGCCGTGTTTGCCGTCATGGGGAGCCAGCGGGTGAAGCGCAAGCTGTCCTCGACATTGGAAGCGGAGTCGGGCACGAACGACCCGATGGCGGTGTTCCTCACCGTGTCATTAATTGAATGGATTCAGGTGCCGGATGCGAATCTGTTTTCTATGTTCCTGTCGTTCCTATGGGAAATGGGGTTCGGACTCGTATTCGGGCTGGGCGTCGGCTGGCTGGCGATTCAGATCGTCAACCGCATCCATCTGGACACCTCCGGGCTGTATCCGGTGCTGTCGATCGGACTTGCCTTCGTCACGTACAGCGGAGCCGCGATGCTCCATGGCAGCGGGTTCCTGGCCGTCTACGTCATGGCACTGGTGCTGGGCAACGCCGATTTGCAATATCGCTTCACGATCAGCCGCTTCAATGAAGGCTTCGCCTGGATGATGCAGATTTTGATGTTCATTTTGCTCGGGCTTCTCGTCTTTCCGGGGGAACTGGTTGAAGTGATGTGGCAGGCCATCCTGCTGTCGCTGATTTTGATGCTGATTGCCCGTCCGCTAGGGGTGGCGGTGAGCTTGCTGTTCGGGCGCTTCTCGCTGCGCGAGCAGACGCTTATTGCCTGGGCGGGATTGAAGGGCGCCGTGCCCATTGTCCTCGCCACCTACCCGATGATTGCAGGGCTGGAGCAAGGCCAATTGTTCTTCAATGTCATCTTCTTTATCGTCCTGACTTCGGCGTTGGTGCAGGGAGCAACCATATCGCCTCTGGCGAGAAGGCTGGGGTTGGCCGGCGATCCATCTGCGGGAATATCGCAAGGGCTTGAATTGGTCTCTGTCGGCAAGGCGAATCTGGATATGGTCAAAAAGTCAATCGAACCGGGAACCTGTGTCGAGAACTGCACGCTGCAGCAGCTGGAGCTGCCGGAAGATACGCTGATTACCGCCATCGTGCGAGGGGAAGAAATGCTGGCCCCCCGGGGGCATACCCGCTTGCAGGCCGGCGATGTCGCTTATGTGCTCGTAGCCAAAAAAAATCTGGATACAGTGCGCAGCATGTTCACCGAGCCGGCCAGGGAGGGCTGCTGCTCTGACCGGAACCGGGAAGGGGACGCCGAGGTGCCATAG
- a CDS encoding DUF4097 family beta strand repeat-containing protein produces MSERKHQFLTRLEQLLGAVPEAERREIMSDFESHFQEAHEAGRSEEEIFRSLGSEQAIAREILAQYGLELPNVQEPLAAEEEAVPNAASNRSALAHSAFTAPFGSRTDSPLRLIRLDTDVVDVHLDTHDGEDISYHFDSFDAGQFDVREMREGDTYRLTVQLRRSGMKRFFSPVSGDLHVSIPASFGGTVELACGSGDAEVRQLRAERLDAELKSGDLTIVDSSCGHLTVRMKSGDAELHDFTCVNADLHTLSGDITIFDLQADEFALKAASGDIELHRLAAQALRAELLSGDMHIVEGQGATWKFTAASGDLELASIAADVHIDVASGSISTKSVRGSLTVLAKSGEVECELASATSQATIENLAGNVRLLVPSDMQELELEASTVLGSVSVRLPQFPEGHAPTSRFRGQLGSNGPRVQLATKAGSISVASI; encoded by the coding sequence GTGAGCGAGCGTAAACATCAGTTTTTGACCCGGCTGGAGCAATTGCTGGGAGCGGTTCCCGAGGCGGAGCGCCGGGAGATTATGTCCGATTTCGAGTCACATTTTCAGGAGGCCCACGAGGCGGGGAGATCGGAGGAAGAGATATTTCGCTCCCTGGGAAGCGAGCAGGCGATTGCCCGCGAGATACTGGCCCAATATGGATTGGAGCTTCCGAACGTCCAGGAGCCGCTTGCAGCGGAAGAGGAAGCGGTACCGAATGCCGCTTCGAATCGCAGCGCTTTAGCGCATAGCGCCTTCACCGCTCCGTTCGGCTCCAGAACCGATTCTCCACTCCGGCTTATCCGGCTGGACACGGATGTTGTCGATGTTCATCTCGATACTCATGACGGCGAAGACATATCTTATCATTTTGATTCATTCGACGCGGGGCAATTCGATGTGCGGGAAATGAGAGAAGGGGATACCTACCGTCTGACCGTCCAGCTTCGGCGGAGCGGAATGAAGCGCTTCTTCTCTCCGGTAAGCGGAGATCTTCATGTTAGCATCCCGGCCTCGTTCGGGGGAACCGTGGAGCTGGCATGCGGATCCGGCGATGCCGAGGTGCGGCAGCTTCGGGCAGAACGCCTTGACGCGGAGCTGAAATCGGGTGATCTCACGATTGTTGACAGCTCATGCGGACATCTAACGGTAAGGATGAAATCGGGCGATGCCGAACTCCATGATTTCACTTGCGTCAATGCTGATCTGCATACGCTGTCGGGCGATATCACGATATTTGATCTCCAGGCCGACGAGTTCGCGTTGAAAGCGGCGTCCGGCGATATTGAACTGCACCGGTTGGCGGCTCAAGCGCTGCGTGCCGAGCTGCTGTCCGGCGATATGCATATCGTTGAAGGGCAGGGCGCCACCTGGAAATTTACGGCGGCCTCCGGCGATCTGGAGCTGGCGTCCATCGCCGCCGACGTCCACATTGACGTGGCATCCGGCAGCATCTCGACGAAGAGTGTCCGCGGTTCATTGACCGTTCTGGCCAAGAGCGGGGAAGTCGAATGCGAGCTGGCTTCGGCAACGAGTCAAGCTACAATCGAGAATTTGGCAGGGAATGTACGGCTTCTGGTTCCTTCCGACATGCAGGAGCTGGAGCTGGAGGCGTCCACCGTGCTTGGATCAGTGTCGGTCCGCCTTCCTCAATTCCCGGAAGGGCATGCCCCAACCAGCCGTTTCCGCGGACAGCTTGGGTCGAACGGTCCCAGAGTTCAACTGGCGACGAAGGCAGGCTCGATTTCCGTAGCGTCGATATGA
- a CDS encoding Nramp family divalent metal transporter: protein MGKRTKSSGSGWRHERTEPTLAESYKSMPVPTKGSWFRKFLAFVGPGYMVAVGYMDPGNWATDIAGGSRFNYTLLSVVLFSNLMAVLLQSLSARLGIATGRDLAQACHDHYSKPVNFVLWVLCELAIAACDLAEIIGSAIALKLLFGLPLLIGVIITSLDIFIVLLLQHKGFRYIESIVVTLFLIILACFGVELFLSRPDIREVAQGFIPSPDMIRNPEMLYIALGILGATVMPHNLYLHSSIVQTRNFEDSLAGKKQAIRFATLDSTIALMLAMFVNAAILMLAASTFYRTGHTEIAEIEDAYQMLAPLLGTGMASILFAVALLASGQNSTLTGTLAGQIVMEGFLNVRLKPWVRRLITRLIAIIPAVAVIAIYGEKSTGELLILSQVILSLQLSFAVFPLIRFTGDQRKMGPFASPRWMHTLAWIAGTIIAILNLYLLVTTLA, encoded by the coding sequence ATGGGCAAGAGAACGAAATCCTCCGGCAGCGGCTGGCGCCATGAGCGAACGGAGCCAACGCTGGCCGAATCGTATAAATCGATGCCCGTGCCGACGAAAGGATCCTGGTTCCGCAAATTTTTAGCGTTTGTCGGGCCCGGGTATATGGTCGCCGTCGGATATATGGATCCTGGCAACTGGGCGACTGATATTGCGGGAGGCTCTCGCTTCAATTATACGCTGCTGTCCGTCGTGCTGTTCTCCAATCTGATGGCGGTGCTGCTGCAGTCGTTGTCCGCCCGGCTCGGCATCGCGACCGGACGGGATCTGGCCCAAGCTTGCCATGATCATTACAGCAAACCGGTGAATTTCGTCTTGTGGGTATTATGCGAGCTCGCCATAGCCGCCTGTGATCTGGCCGAAATTATCGGCTCCGCGATCGCGCTTAAGCTGCTCTTCGGCCTGCCGCTGTTGATCGGGGTCATCATTACCTCTCTCGATATCTTTATCGTATTGCTGCTGCAGCATAAAGGCTTTCGCTACATCGAATCCATCGTCGTCACTCTATTTCTGATTATTCTGGCCTGTTTCGGCGTCGAGTTGTTCCTGTCCCGGCCGGATATTCGGGAAGTCGCGCAGGGGTTCATTCCAAGCCCGGATATGATCCGGAATCCGGAGATGCTTTATATCGCCCTCGGCATATTGGGAGCGACCGTCATGCCGCATAACCTGTACCTGCATTCCTCGATCGTGCAGACGCGCAACTTCGAAGACTCGCTTGCAGGCAAGAAGCAGGCGATCCGTTTCGCCACGCTCGATTCAACGATCGCCTTGATGCTGGCTATGTTCGTCAACGCCGCGATTCTCATGCTGGCTGCTTCGACATTCTACCGGACTGGACATACCGAGATCGCGGAGATTGAAGATGCGTATCAAATGCTTGCGCCGCTCCTGGGCACGGGGATGGCCAGCATCCTGTTCGCCGTCGCCCTGCTCGCATCCGGCCAGAATTCGACCTTGACGGGCACGCTCGCCGGCCAGATCGTGATGGAGGGCTTCCTGAATGTTCGCTTGAAGCCGTGGGTTAGGCGCCTCATCACCCGGCTGATCGCGATTATTCCCGCGGTAGCGGTCATCGCCATCTATGGGGAAAAGAGCACCGGCGAGCTGCTTATTCTCAGCCAGGTCATCTTGTCGCTGCAATTGTCGTTCGCCGTCTTTCCGTTAATTCGCTTTACCGGAGACCAACGCAAGATGGGCCCCTTCGCCAGTCCGCGCTGGATGCATACGCTCGCCTGGATTGCCGGAACGATCATCGCCATACTTAATCTGTATCTGCTAGTCACTACGTTGGCCTAG